In Polyangia bacterium, a single genomic region encodes these proteins:
- a CDS encoding tetratricopeptide repeat protein — protein MNWIFTTSGDRSLSSRPLLAATALLMVAASASGCRAVRGRKMIQDANDLYKHGKYQEAVALFSEAEKLVPDLPVLWLNKGYTCRQLVIPGARGDDNRQAADCALAAFAKLKKLRPEDPRGDQLYVQTLFDADDLPALERLFLERSRNQPDDLDAVRGLQEVYYKSGKWPAALQWSRKAAALRPTDAEAQYGVGTFIWQVLSSRGGGAEMVSFDPRPKIDQDVAPVPRKRGATAEPVMRTPPPPPTAANDITGGLRVELADEGIAYLQKALVLRPRYSEAMTYLGLLERQKSFAFFADPAQWQAAVDRSRDWQEKASAARSGGKP, from the coding sequence ATGAACTGGATATTTACGACCTCCGGTGATCGTTCGCTCTCGTCGCGCCCGCTGCTGGCGGCGACGGCGCTGCTGATGGTGGCGGCGTCGGCGTCCGGCTGTCGGGCGGTGCGCGGGCGCAAGATGATCCAGGACGCCAACGATCTTTATAAACATGGCAAATACCAGGAGGCCGTGGCGCTGTTCAGCGAAGCGGAAAAGCTGGTGCCCGACCTGCCGGTGCTGTGGCTGAACAAAGGGTACACCTGCCGCCAGCTGGTCATCCCCGGCGCGCGCGGCGACGACAACCGCCAGGCGGCCGACTGCGCGCTTGCCGCCTTCGCGAAATTGAAAAAGCTGCGGCCGGAAGATCCGCGCGGCGATCAGCTGTACGTGCAGACCCTGTTCGACGCCGACGATCTGCCGGCGCTGGAGCGGCTGTTTCTGGAACGCAGCAGAAATCAGCCCGACGACCTGGACGCCGTGCGCGGCCTGCAGGAGGTTTATTACAAAAGCGGCAAGTGGCCGGCGGCGCTGCAGTGGTCGCGCAAGGCGGCGGCGCTGCGCCCGACCGACGCCGAAGCCCAGTACGGCGTGGGCACCTTCATCTGGCAGGTGCTGTCGTCGCGCGGGGGTGGCGCCGAGATGGTGTCTTTTGATCCCCGTCCGAAAATCGACCAGGACGTTGCGCCGGTGCCCCGCAAACGTGGCGCCACTGCGGAACCGGTGATGCGCACGCCGCCGCCACCGCCGACCGCTGCCAACGACATCACCGGCGGCCTGCGCGTCGAACTGGCCGACGAAGGCATCGCCTACCTGCAAAAAGCTCTGGTGCTGCGCCCGCGCTATTCGGAGGCGATGACCTATCTGGGTCTATTGGAACGGCAGAAGTCCTTCGCTTTCTTCGCCGACCCGGCGCAGTGGCAGGCGGCGGTCGATCGCTCGCGCGACTGGCAGGAAAAAGCCAGCGCCGCGCGCAGTGGAGGAAAACCCTAG
- a CDS encoding energy transducer TonB — MAFEAFLTQDRSKPTGRRRLTYTLSLLAHGAVVLVGVVYSFWHVEELSPPTVRVTFLAAMPPPPPPPPPAGNGGAKKKVTSKPKPAVTPTLVQPKAPLVQPKEKPEPETKKDPPKTEPKKTDDDDDALPGGVVGGARGGVVGGTIGGTVGGVVGGAIDAAPTAAKVLPPMMGKKQKISGDEPVFPVALRKAGVVHVVMAKICVSKTGSLDGVTIMKKADPELDANVVSAVKTWRHNPLLANNTPVPFCYFERFEFKAD; from the coding sequence ATGGCCTTCGAAGCGTTCCTGACCCAGGACCGGTCCAAGCCCACCGGCCGGCGGCGGCTGACTTACACGCTGTCGTTGCTGGCCCACGGCGCGGTGGTGCTGGTGGGCGTGGTCTATTCATTCTGGCACGTCGAGGAGCTGTCGCCGCCGACGGTACGGGTGACCTTCCTGGCGGCCATGCCGCCACCGCCGCCGCCACCGCCCCCCGCTGGCAATGGCGGGGCGAAGAAGAAGGTCACCAGCAAACCGAAGCCCGCGGTGACGCCCACGCTGGTGCAGCCGAAGGCGCCCCTGGTGCAGCCGAAAGAGAAACCCGAACCCGAAACCAAAAAAGATCCGCCCAAGACCGAGCCAAAGAAGACCGACGACGACGACGACGCCTTGCCGGGCGGCGTGGTGGGCGGCGCCAGGGGTGGCGTGGTCGGCGGAACCATCGGCGGCACCGTCGGTGGCGTGGTGGGCGGGGCCATCGACGCCGCCCCGACGGCGGCCAAGGTGCTGCCGCCGATGATGGGCAAGAAGCAAAAGATATCGGGCGACGAGCCGGTGTTCCCGGTGGCGCTGCGCAAGGCCGGAGTGGTGCACGTGGTGATGGCGAAGATCTGCGTTTCGAAGACCGGCTCCCTGGATGGCGTCACCATCATGAAGAAGGCCGATCCCGAGCTGGACGCCAACGTGGTGAGCGCGGTCAAGACCTGGCGGCACAACCCACTACTGGCGAACAACACGCCGGTGCCGTTCTGTTACTTCGAGCGTTTCGAGTTCAAGGCGGATTAA
- a CDS encoding MotA/TolQ/ExbB proton channel family protein: MDFTLVGLWQEMGPTAKTVVIILLIMSMYALGITVERLMTFRRGKAQSQRYIATLAPLVGATGRLREALGLEQKFPGSPVARVIGSGVKEYVRATEAVQRQRRAPGQPTGGFDIPEAVNRTMERVKERELAGLRRGLPVLATVASSAPFVGLFGTVGGIITAFQKLADPTRGGGGIGSVSAGIAEALITTAVGLAVAIIAVWFYNFFTNKVDDLTLDIDETASELCDSIIRETDGIIAEAAAG, from the coding sequence ATGGACTTCACACTGGTTGGTCTGTGGCAAGAGATGGGCCCCACTGCGAAAACGGTGGTGATCATCTTGTTGATCATGTCGATGTACGCGCTGGGAATCACCGTCGAGCGGCTGATGACGTTCCGGCGCGGCAAGGCCCAGTCCCAGCGCTACATCGCCACGCTGGCCCCGCTGGTGGGCGCCACCGGCCGTCTGCGCGAGGCCCTGGGCCTGGAGCAAAAATTCCCCGGCAGCCCGGTGGCGCGGGTGATCGGCTCCGGCGTGAAGGAATACGTCCGCGCCACCGAGGCCGTGCAGCGCCAGCGCCGCGCCCCTGGTCAACCCACCGGCGGCTTCGACATCCCGGAGGCCGTCAACCGCACCATGGAGCGCGTGAAGGAACGCGAGCTGGCCGGCCTGCGCCGCGGGTTGCCGGTGCTGGCCACGGTGGCCTCGTCGGCGCCGTTCGTCGGCCTGTTCGGCACCGTCGGCGGCATCATCACGGCATTTCAAAAACTCGCCGATCCCACCCGCGGCGGCGGCGGCATCGGGTCGGTGTCGGCCGGCATCGCCGAAGCCTTGATCACCACCGCGGTGGGCCTGGCGGTGGCCATCATCGCGGTCTGGTTCTACAATTTTTTTACAAACAAGGTCGACGACCTGACGTTGGACATTGACGAGACCGCCTCCGAGCTCTGCGACAGCATCATCCGCGAGACCGATGGCATCATCGCGGAGGCCGCGGCGGGATGA
- a CDS encoding biopolymer transporter ExbD, with amino-acid sequence MNAGPANGRPSRRRRLTTKRHPKGQVRADINVTPLVDVVLVLLIIFMVVTPMIGRGISVQLPITTNHDKKNDDNKDIIVSISQAGEVFVNADKVPADHLTAAIEAERRRAPDKGIFLKADHRIDYGQAREAMEAIHRAGVEDVQLGTDEKHEAAAGAAAAGGG; translated from the coding sequence ATGAACGCCGGCCCCGCCAACGGCCGCCCGTCGCGCCGGCGCCGCCTGACCACCAAACGTCACCCCAAAGGCCAGGTGCGCGCCGACATCAACGTCACGCCGCTGGTCGACGTGGTGCTGGTCCTTCTGATCATCTTCATGGTGGTGACGCCGATGATCGGCCGCGGGATCAGCGTGCAGCTGCCCATCACCACCAATCACGACAAGAAGAACGACGACAACAAGGACATCATCGTGTCCATCAGCCAGGCCGGCGAGGTGTTCGTCAACGCCGACAAGGTCCCCGCCGATCACCTCACCGCCGCCATCGAAGCCGAGCGCCGCCGCGCCCCCGACAAGGGTATTTTTCTCAAAGCCGACCACCGTATCGACTACGGCCAGGCCCGCGAGGCGATGGAAGCCATCCACCGCGCCGGCGTGGAGGACGTGCAGCTTGGCACCGACGAAAAACATGAGGCCGCCGCCGGCGCGGCCGCCGCGGGAGGCGGCTAG
- a CDS encoding biopolymer transporter ExbD produces the protein MAFAVGGGRKGAPRGEINVTPLIDIVLVLLIIFMVMTPVMLKEIVAKVPEKQTELTPQPPGENPIVVELSSSDALTLNSEPVSPDDLPVKIAERLQHDRQKVVFFRIDDHANYGRAVRIMDICKGVGAKTLGIVTKSDK, from the coding sequence ATGGCTTTCGCCGTCGGAGGCGGGCGCAAGGGCGCGCCGCGGGGGGAAATCAACGTCACCCCGCTCATCGACATCGTGCTGGTGTTGCTGATCATCTTCATGGTGATGACGCCCGTGATGTTGAAAGAGATCGTGGCCAAGGTGCCCGAAAAGCAGACCGAACTGACCCCGCAGCCACCCGGCGAAAACCCCATCGTGGTCGAGCTGTCGTCCAGCGACGCTCTGACCTTGAACAGCGAGCCGGTCTCGCCCGATGATCTGCCGGTGAAGATCGCCGAGCGCCTGCAGCACGATCGCCAGAAGGTGGTCTTTTTCCGCATCGACGACCACGCCAACTATGGCCGCGCCGTGCGCATCATGGACATCTGCAAAGGCGTCGGCGCCAAGACTCTGGGCATCGTCACCAAAAGCGACAAATAA
- a CDS encoding Ig-like domain-containing protein, whose translation MKRLLPWLMGVGLFGAGCSPKNDVQPGAPVLTLMTIVESGGITDITGKEPDCGGGAQDSAMCDPMADSLCRSAGSWCRCLPTDPMDMTKPSNWSCLFEPTSMVIATFDRLLDTGPLDYDTTDPTKPQGVLDVASFTATVGTAPSALAEYVSSGSETGLIFKLLSNVIHGPRLIIAGTPALPSGSGLTLSLDKTKIRAKDHTSFFVSSGAIQDGVLTFATAPLSVGIDVPLAPPTDAATTGDVDAGASDAEMDAAGDAPPVILPTPVMAAMQPVTITFNNVTDPTQIMSAVSVTVSGVAFTKFDLTASDMNPLAYVLTPTDAWPAGSVIVVTVSADAADVQGVPLGAAATAVFATEP comes from the coding sequence ATGAAGCGGCTGTTACCGTGGCTGATGGGCGTCGGTTTGTTCGGCGCCGGCTGCTCGCCGAAGAACGATGTGCAACCCGGCGCGCCGGTTTTGACCCTGATGACCATCGTCGAAAGCGGCGGCATCACCGACATCACGGGCAAGGAACCGGACTGCGGCGGCGGTGCCCAGGACAGCGCCATGTGCGATCCGATGGCGGACAGCTTGTGTCGGTCCGCCGGCAGCTGGTGCCGCTGCTTGCCCACCGATCCGATGGACATGACCAAGCCGTCGAACTGGAGCTGTCTGTTCGAACCGACGTCCATGGTGATCGCCACCTTCGATCGCCTGCTCGACACCGGCCCGCTGGATTACGACACGACCGATCCGACAAAGCCGCAGGGGGTGCTGGATGTGGCGTCGTTCACGGCCACCGTCGGTACGGCGCCGAGCGCGCTGGCGGAATACGTGTCGAGCGGATCGGAGACGGGTCTCATCTTCAAGCTGCTCTCAAACGTCATTCATGGCCCGCGGCTGATCATCGCCGGCACGCCGGCCCTGCCGTCCGGTTCAGGGCTGACCTTGAGCCTGGACAAGACCAAGATCCGCGCCAAGGACCACACCAGTTTCTTCGTCAGCAGCGGCGCCATCCAGGACGGCGTCCTGACCTTCGCCACCGCGCCCCTGTCCGTCGGCATCGACGTGCCGCTGGCGCCGCCGACGGATGCCGCCACCACTGGTGACGTTGACGCCGGCGCCAGCGACGCGGAGATGGACGCGGCCGGCGATGCGCCGCCGGTGATCTTGCCGACCCCGGTGATGGCAGCCATGCAACCGGTGACCATCACCTTCAACAACGTGACTGATCCCACTCAGATCATGAGCGCGGTGTCCGTGACGGTGTCCGGCGTGGCCTTCACCAAGTTCGACCTCACGGCGTCGGACATGAACCCGCTGGCCTACGTGCTGACGCCCACCGACGCCTGGCCGGCCGGCTCGGTCATTGTCGTCACCGTCTCTGCCGACGCTGCCGACGTGCAGGGCGTGCCTCTGGGCGCGGCGGCCACGGCCGTCTTCGCGACGGAGCCATAA
- a CDS encoding TonB-dependent receptor: MNRIRVGATAAGCALAILLGASVVEAQEVTGKVVGHVADKDTGAALGGVTVIVQGPQGEDAAITDEQGDYAFSGLKIGRYVVRFYLANTATQVEQPDVEVQAAKTVRVNAHIAGSAQAANAETTVIKARAPIVDVGSARVGATFDDEFNHNVPVPLTFGELIEKAPGAFIDPSGSVSIGGATGLENIYLVNGLNVTGTEFGNLDMGGGTLSGGTNLPLEFLTQVDVNSGGYQAEFGGAMGGVINTVLKSGTNEWHASVFGYDAPYWLSGKPAVIKPVNGAPGAPVANVLGSSGHLLDFDSQVGFEVGGPLVKNKLFLWAGFAPRITDTHVFRELYPLTDPNTVGPEATNDRRRLNETHRSYNYAATLDWNAAPEHHLNLALWGTPSFNTQLRSFNSDQINSDPSWALEQQNKVNTDVMAHWTSRFFDRHWLLEVNAGLHSESYSDKSPNDALNKNLNQLEYWGANLYDLEGVAACAPVTTTAADGTQSTFQPCPANNYHRGGFGQVKDFTAERSQVEIKSTNIFYAAGHAELKYGWRLEYTHFDQDRYYSGPLGSRGLVQLAPTGGQPFGAPDPYFTHQIFFSIPVGQDPSQFGPTGRPFSDLLQDPYYQDHLRAVVSSLSNALFAQGTWTPEALKNLTVNAGLRYEMQRMYDYHGASFLDAGNLGPRVSVIFDPFNDGRSKLSASYGKYYESIPMNMAARYFGGEGILVRNNVPYSNCPGNTTSPYNWTGAGEWRACGTPPTGVLDNPQIVSNTFNNGSTYPVQSHLQGQSHEEIVATFERQLMDDLSVRLDYQHRWLDNIIEDGTADPSGSFVFVLANPGNVPAAALTDAQNDVNKLTTAATANPNDAIVAANLGAAQSKLANLQGLAKAPKPQRTYDALTLTVNKRFGQNWRARASYTYSRLVGNYDGLYEAEGDYFAPNGNNAYDTPDLYLNQHGRLPNDHPHQGRVDGYYTVPFASSSLTFGLGFVARSGMPRNYLSQWYFGQLPNNMLLPRGSGGRTPTETQFDLHVAYALRASRTTKLEAFLDVFNLFDQKTVLQTDDVYTNDVAPSIVNGSTNDLKFAKNLFGQPLTRNPNYGNAVAYQAPISTRLGLRLSF; this comes from the coding sequence ATGAACCGGATTCGCGTTGGTGCAACCGCCGCCGGGTGCGCGCTGGCCATCTTGCTGGGCGCCTCTGTCGTCGAAGCCCAGGAAGTCACCGGCAAGGTGGTCGGCCATGTCGCCGACAAAGACACGGGGGCCGCCTTGGGCGGCGTCACCGTCATCGTGCAAGGCCCACAAGGCGAAGACGCCGCCATCACCGACGAGCAAGGCGACTATGCCTTCTCGGGCCTGAAGATCGGTCGCTACGTGGTGCGCTTCTACCTGGCCAACACCGCGACCCAGGTCGAGCAGCCCGACGTGGAGGTGCAGGCTGCAAAGACGGTCCGGGTGAACGCGCACATCGCCGGTTCGGCCCAGGCCGCCAACGCCGAGACCACCGTCATCAAGGCCCGCGCCCCCATCGTCGACGTCGGCAGCGCGCGCGTGGGCGCGACGTTCGACGACGAATTCAACCACAACGTCCCGGTACCGCTGACCTTCGGCGAACTGATCGAGAAAGCGCCGGGGGCGTTCATCGATCCGTCGGGCAGCGTCTCCATCGGCGGCGCCACCGGCCTCGAGAACATCTATCTGGTCAACGGCCTCAACGTCACCGGCACGGAGTTCGGCAACCTGGACATGGGTGGCGGCACGCTGAGCGGCGGCACCAACCTGCCGCTCGAGTTTCTCACCCAGGTGGACGTCAACAGCGGCGGCTACCAGGCCGAGTTCGGCGGCGCCATGGGTGGCGTCATCAACACCGTCCTCAAGTCGGGCACCAATGAATGGCACGCCTCGGTATTCGGCTACGATGCACCGTACTGGCTTTCGGGGAAGCCCGCCGTCATCAAGCCGGTGAACGGCGCGCCTGGCGCGCCCGTGGCCAACGTCCTCGGCTCCAGCGGCCACCTGCTGGACTTCGACAGTCAGGTCGGCTTCGAGGTGGGGGGGCCCCTGGTCAAGAACAAGCTGTTCTTGTGGGCCGGCTTCGCGCCGCGCATCACCGACACTCACGTTTTCCGTGAGCTTTACCCGTTGACCGATCCCAACACCGTCGGGCCCGAAGCCACCAACGACCGCCGGCGCCTCAACGAGACCCATCGTTCATACAACTACGCCGCCACGCTGGACTGGAACGCGGCGCCCGAGCACCACCTGAACCTGGCGCTGTGGGGCACACCCAGCTTCAACACGCAGCTCCGTTCGTTCAACAGCGATCAAATCAATTCGGACCCGTCGTGGGCGCTCGAGCAGCAGAACAAGGTCAACACCGACGTGATGGCGCACTGGACATCGCGCTTCTTTGATCGCCACTGGCTGCTCGAGGTCAATGCCGGCCTGCACAGCGAGTCGTACAGCGACAAGTCGCCGAACGACGCCCTGAACAAAAACCTCAACCAGCTCGAGTATTGGGGCGCGAACCTTTATGACCTCGAAGGGGTCGCGGCGTGCGCCCCGGTCACCACCACCGCCGCCGACGGAACGCAGTCGACCTTCCAGCCGTGTCCCGCCAACAACTACCACCGCGGTGGCTTCGGTCAGGTCAAGGACTTCACCGCCGAACGCTCGCAGGTCGAGATCAAGTCGACGAACATCTTCTACGCCGCCGGCCACGCCGAGCTGAAATACGGCTGGCGTCTCGAGTACACGCACTTCGATCAGGATCGCTATTACTCCGGGCCGCTCGGCTCGCGCGGCCTGGTGCAACTGGCGCCGACTGGCGGCCAGCCTTTCGGCGCGCCTGATCCGTATTTCACGCACCAGATCTTCTTCAGCATTCCCGTTGGGCAAGACCCTTCTCAGTTCGGCCCGACGGGCAGGCCGTTCAGCGACCTCTTGCAAGATCCGTATTACCAGGACCACCTGCGCGCGGTGGTCAGCAGTCTTTCGAACGCGCTGTTCGCGCAGGGGACCTGGACGCCGGAGGCGCTCAAGAACCTGACCGTCAACGCTGGCCTTCGCTACGAGATGCAGCGAATGTACGACTATCACGGGGCGTCGTTCCTCGACGCCGGCAACCTCGGCCCGCGCGTGAGCGTGATCTTCGATCCCTTCAACGATGGGCGGTCGAAGCTCTCGGCGTCTTACGGCAAGTACTACGAGAGCATTCCGATGAACATGGCCGCCCGCTATTTCGGCGGCGAAGGCATCTTGGTCCGCAACAACGTCCCCTACAGCAACTGCCCCGGCAACACCACGAGCCCGTACAACTGGACCGGCGCCGGTGAATGGCGCGCCTGCGGCACGCCGCCGACGGGAGTCCTGGACAACCCGCAGATCGTCAGCAACACGTTCAACAACGGCAGCACCTATCCCGTGCAGTCACACCTGCAAGGGCAGTCGCACGAGGAGATCGTCGCCACCTTCGAGCGCCAGTTGATGGATGATCTGTCGGTGCGCCTCGACTATCAGCACCGCTGGCTGGACAACATCATCGAGGATGGCACCGCCGATCCGAGCGGCAGCTTCGTCTTCGTGCTCGCCAACCCGGGCAACGTGCCGGCGGCCGCGCTGACCGACGCCCAGAACGACGTCAACAAGCTGACCACCGCCGCGACGGCCAACCCGAACGACGCCATTGTCGCCGCGAACTTGGGCGCCGCCCAATCGAAGCTGGCCAACTTGCAGGGCCTGGCCAAGGCGCCCAAACCCCAGCGCACGTACGACGCCCTGACGCTGACCGTGAACAAGCGCTTCGGCCAGAACTGGCGCGCGCGCGCTTCGTACACCTACTCGCGCCTGGTCGGCAACTACGACGGCCTCTACGAAGCGGAAGGCGATTACTTCGCCCCCAACGGCAACAATGCCTATGACACGCCCGATCTTTACCTGAACCAGCACGGCCGCCTGCCCAACGATCACCCGCACCAGGGGCGCGTCGACGGCTATTACACGGTCCCGTTCGCCTCCAGCAGCCTCACGTTCGGCCTGGGATTCGTCGCCCGCTCGGGCATGCCACGCAACTATCTGTCGCAGTGGTACTTCGGCCAGCTGCCGAACAACATGTTGCTGCCGCGCGGTTCGGGCGGCCGCACGCCGACGGAGACGCAGTTCGATCTGCACGTCGCCTACGCGCTGCGGGCCTCGCGCACCACGAAGCTGGAGGCGTTCCTCGACGTGTTCAACCTCTTCGATCAGAAGACGGTGCTGCAGACTGACGACGTGTACACGAACGATGTTGCCCCATCGATCGTCAACGGCAGCACGAACGATCTCAAGTTCGCCAAGAACCTCTTCGGCCAGCCGCTGACCAGGAACCCCAACTATGGCAACGCGGTCGCCTATCAGGCGCCGATCAGCACGCGCCTCGGCCTGCGCCTTTCCTTCTAG
- a CDS encoding YifB family Mg chelatase-like AAA ATPase: MLARVSSAAVLGIQAAPIDVEVDVAVGLPGCQIVGMPDAGVKEGRLRIRGALENSGYKLPPRRITVNLAPADLKKDGAAFDVPIAVGMLCAAGVVEPTALADTTFVGELALDGSIRPVRGALPIAAWARSAGMRHLFVPRGNAEEAAVVTGDCRLHAVAHLTEVVAALRGEAPPDGANAGASSPSQMPLPARTLDLADVRGQEVARRAMELAAAGGHNLLFVGPPGSGKTMLAQCLPGILPAPSFDEALETTMAYSVAGLLDGRALLTNRPFRAPHHTVTTAGLVGGGPAVRPGEITLAHNGVLFLDELLEFGRPVLEALRQPLEDRCVALVRARRTISYPADFMLVAALNPCPCGHHGSTQRTCTCSLAGIAAYRSRLSGPLLDRIDMHVDVPAQSYRQLAGGDPGETSAAVRQRVEEARQRQHARGPRCNARLTSVELETMVPLDSDGHALLERAVDRLTLSARAISRIRRVARTIADLARAPHVRAGHLAEALQYRTLDLST; this comes from the coding sequence ATGCTCGCTCGCGTGTCGTCCGCCGCCGTCCTGGGAATTCAGGCGGCGCCCATCGATGTCGAAGTTGATGTCGCCGTCGGGTTGCCCGGCTGCCAGATCGTCGGCATGCCCGACGCCGGCGTCAAAGAAGGCCGCCTGCGCATCCGCGGCGCGCTGGAAAACAGCGGGTACAAGCTGCCGCCGCGCCGGATCACGGTCAACCTGGCGCCCGCCGATCTGAAGAAGGACGGCGCCGCCTTCGACGTGCCGATCGCCGTCGGCATGCTGTGCGCGGCGGGCGTGGTGGAACCGACGGCGCTGGCGGACACCACCTTCGTCGGCGAGCTGGCCCTGGACGGCAGCATCCGACCGGTGCGCGGCGCCCTGCCGATCGCCGCCTGGGCGCGCTCGGCCGGCATGCGACACCTCTTCGTCCCGCGCGGTAACGCCGAAGAGGCGGCCGTCGTCACCGGCGACTGCCGCCTGCACGCGGTGGCGCACCTCACCGAAGTGGTGGCGGCGCTGCGAGGCGAAGCCCCTCCCGACGGCGCCAACGCCGGCGCCTCGTCGCCATCGCAGATGCCGCTGCCGGCGCGCACGCTGGATCTGGCCGACGTGCGCGGCCAAGAAGTCGCCCGCCGAGCGATGGAGCTGGCGGCGGCGGGCGGACACAACCTGCTGTTCGTCGGCCCGCCCGGATCGGGAAAGACGATGCTGGCGCAATGCCTGCCCGGGATCTTGCCGGCGCCGTCATTCGACGAAGCGTTGGAGACCACCATGGCCTATTCCGTGGCCGGGTTACTCGATGGGCGAGCGCTGCTCACCAACCGACCATTTCGCGCTCCGCACCACACCGTCACCACCGCCGGGCTGGTGGGCGGCGGGCCGGCGGTTCGTCCCGGCGAGATCACCCTGGCCCACAACGGCGTCCTGTTTCTCGACGAGCTGCTCGAATTCGGTCGGCCCGTGCTGGAAGCGCTTCGGCAACCGCTGGAGGATCGCTGTGTGGCGCTGGTCCGCGCCCGCCGCACCATCAGTTACCCGGCCGATTTCATGCTGGTGGCGGCGCTGAATCCCTGCCCGTGTGGCCACCACGGCAGCACGCAACGCACGTGCACCTGTTCGCTGGCCGGGATCGCCGCCTATCGCTCGCGGCTGTCCGGGCCGTTGCTGGATCGCATCGACATGCACGTCGACGTGCCGGCGCAATCGTACCGGCAACTGGCGGGTGGCGATCCAGGCGAGACCAGCGCCGCCGTCCGCCAGCGCGTCGAGGAGGCGCGCCAGCGCCAACACGCCCGCGGCCCGCGCTGCAACGCTCGCCTGACCAGCGTCGAACTGGAGACGATGGTCCCGCTGGACAGCGACGGCCACGCGCTGCTGGAACGCGCCGTCGATCGCCTGACCCTCTCGGCGCGCGCCATCAGCCGCATCCGCCGCGTGGCCCGCACCATCGCCGATCTGGCCCGCGCCCCGCACGTGCGCGCCGGCCACCTCGCCGAAGCCTTGCAGTACCGAACCTTGGACCTCAGCACCTAA
- the recA gene encoding recombinase RecA, with product MSTIKEKMKAVAAAIAAIEKQFGKGAIMPLDGGDVAEIGVIPTGSVGLDLALGVGGLPRGRVIEIYGPESSGKTTLTLQAIAQAQKAGGVCAFIDAEHALDVGYARKLGVKIEELLVSQPDYGEQALEIADRLVGTGAVDLIVIDSVAALVPKAEIEGEMGDAHMGLQARLMSQALRKLTAATARNNTAVIFINQLRQKIGVVYGNPETTTGGNALKFYASVRLDIRKIGVVKNGEVVTGNKARVKVVKNKVAPPFREAEFEILYGAGVNWSGELVDLASEANLLGKSGAHYSWNDDRVAQGRDNAARWLAENPVVAEELRARLLEKRKAENADLHARPAESAAGAAA from the coding sequence ATGTCGACCATCAAAGAGAAAATGAAAGCCGTCGCCGCCGCCATCGCCGCCATCGAAAAACAGTTTGGAAAAGGAGCCATCATGCCGCTGGACGGTGGCGACGTCGCCGAGATCGGCGTCATCCCCACCGGATCGGTGGGCCTTGATCTGGCGCTGGGCGTGGGTGGCCTGCCGCGCGGACGGGTGATCGAAATCTACGGCCCGGAATCATCCGGCAAGACCACGCTGACCTTGCAAGCGATCGCCCAGGCCCAGAAAGCCGGCGGCGTGTGCGCGTTCATCGACGCCGAGCACGCCCTGGACGTCGGCTATGCGCGCAAGCTGGGTGTGAAGATCGAAGAACTGCTGGTGTCGCAGCCTGACTACGGCGAGCAGGCGCTGGAGATAGCTGACCGGCTGGTTGGCACCGGGGCGGTCGATCTGATCGTCATCGACTCGGTCGCGGCGCTGGTGCCGAAGGCCGAGATCGAAGGCGAGATGGGAGACGCACACATGGGATTGCAGGCGCGCCTGATGAGTCAGGCCCTGCGCAAGCTGACCGCCGCCACTGCGCGCAACAACACGGCGGTCATCTTCATCAACCAGCTACGCCAGAAGATCGGCGTGGTCTACGGCAACCCCGAGACCACCACCGGCGGCAATGCGCTGAAGTTCTATGCGTCGGTGCGCTTGGATATCCGCAAGATCGGGGTGGTGAAGAACGGCGAGGTGGTCACCGGCAACAAGGCGCGCGTGAAGGTGGTGAAGAACAAGGTCGCCCCGCCCTTCCGCGAGGCCGAGTTCGAGATCCTGTACGGTGCCGGCGTGAACTGGTCTGGCGAGCTGGTCGATCTGGCCAGCGAAGCCAACCTGCTGGGAAAGTCGGGCGCGCACTACTCGTGGAACGACGACCGCGTCGCCCAGGGTCGCGACAACGCCGCGCGCTGGCTGGCCGAAAACCCCGTCGTGGCCGAAGAGCTGCGGGCGCGGCTGCTCGAAAAGCGCAAGGCGGAGAACGCCGACCTGCACGCGCGCCCGGCCGAATCGGCCGCCGGAGCTGCGGCTTGA